A single window of Candidatus Babeliaceae bacterium DNA harbors:
- a CDS encoding tail fiber domain-containing protein, whose protein sequence is MKKKLLILLLHALMARADNFYQLNTDVQDNFNTLRELVRADNYNAPALEKIFKHLKNSDQPISEKLLQKAVKEALDFLHNNKAPNQYAELLPMFSDYDAEIHAVDQDATRATKKTFNNVIVKNRLITSHLTVLDDAHFLGLLTASNILVEDNVIIDGNLTVNGFLNAANSNLSLNNTGPTGATGATGPAGSAANINPGNNFEIARYTGNNSDVIENSRMTLSDFTTSPQNYIALKVEDDNTFFVISPSGTGGLIGNIPDNGSAGGNIRGNNAVDWQTTRTDAAQVASGSRTVISGGQNNTANGVATAIGGGISNTGSGDASVISGGQGNLITAGGDRSTISGGQNNTISQTFSFIGAGTNNNITNTGSVVGGGSNNTGAGNFSFVGGGEINNTLSADTVIGGGTHNLINAVSDAAFIGGGDTNIITGRAAVISGGATNASSADHTFIGGGQNNIASGLESVVGGGNSNIVTAANSVVVGGLNNTGAGTYSVVGGGLNNDASTIGSFIGGGGNNIVSGNTGAIVGGQGNTSSGTFSSVGGGANNSASGTSSTIGGGVTNTASGNTSTIAGGQNNTSSGDYSVISGGNNNTALGSLSIIGGGEINSISLGTRYAVLGGGQHNQVANAYSVIGGGGDNFINSRFATISGGDSNFTSGNGSVIGGGGNNAVSGNTGTIGGGQGNTSSGTFSFVGGGANNSASGTNSTIGGGTNNTGSGDYSFIGGGSSNIASGIQSVVPGGLKNTAAGANSFAAGTNATADLDGAFVWAAGIAASSNGINTFNVNATGGIFMQSIPVGVGTALSISGAQLVTVPSSRNYKENITGLSDSSWIYKLDGKQFNFIGQDPKEHISFGWISEDVDKLNPDMVVYQDEKPYSLLYSEFLPFIVEEMKKHEKKIEYLTQKIKYLESKIK, encoded by the coding sequence ATGAAAAAAAAATTATTAATCTTACTACTTCATGCATTAATGGCGCGGGCGGATAATTTTTATCAATTAAATACTGATGTTCAAGACAATTTTAATACACTGCGTGAACTCGTCCGAGCAGACAATTATAATGCACCTGCTCTAGAAAAAATTTTCAAACATCTTAAAAATTCTGACCAACCAATCAGCGAAAAGCTCTTACAAAAGGCAGTTAAAGAAGCGCTCGATTTTTTACATAACAACAAAGCCCCTAATCAATACGCAGAATTACTCCCAATGTTCTCAGACTATGATGCAGAAATACATGCAGTAGATCAAGACGCAACTCGTGCAACAAAAAAAACATTCAACAATGTTATTGTCAAAAATAGACTCATCACATCACATCTAACAGTGCTTGATGATGCTCATTTTCTCGGTCTCTTAACCGCAAGCAATATACTTGTTGAAGACAATGTTATTATTGACGGCAACTTAACCGTAAACGGTTTTTTAAATGCGGCAAACTCTAATTTATCACTTAATAATACGGGTCCAACAGGCGCGACGGGCGCAACTGGTCCTGCAGGCAGTGCTGCAAATATTAATCCCGGCAATAATTTTGAAATAGCTCGTTACACAGGCAACAATAGCGATGTTATAGAAAACTCTCGCATGACACTTTCTGACTTTACTACCAGCCCACAAAATTATATTGCCTTAAAAGTAGAAGATGATAATACTTTTTTTGTTATTTCTCCATCAGGAACCGGCGGCCTTATTGGCAATATCCCAGATAATGGTAGTGCCGGCGGCAATATTCGTGGCAATAACGCCGTTGATTGGCAAACAACAAGAACGGACGCTGCACAAGTTGCCTCTGGATCGCGCACTGTCATCAGTGGCGGCCAAAACAATACTGCTAATGGCGTTGCTACCGCAATAGGCGGAGGCATTTCTAATACTGGATCAGGTGATGCGAGCGTCATCAGTGGTGGACAAGGTAATCTTATAACAGCTGGCGGAGATAGAAGTACTATCAGCGGCGGACAAAATAATACTATCTCTCAAACATTCAGTTTTATTGGCGCTGGCACAAATAATAATATTACCAATACGGGATCAGTTGTTGGCGGTGGTTCGAACAACACCGGCGCAGGTAATTTTAGCTTCGTCGGCGGTGGTGAAATTAATAATACATTAAGCGCAGATACTGTCATAGGTGGCGGTACTCATAACTTAATAAATGCAGTTTCTGATGCAGCATTTATTGGTGGCGGAGATACCAATATCATTACCGGAAGAGCCGCTGTAATTAGTGGTGGTGCTACCAATGCATCATCAGCCGATCACACCTTTATTGGTGGCGGACAAAATAATATCGCCTCTGGTCTTGAGTCAGTTGTAGGCGGTGGCAACAGTAATATTGTAACTGCCGCAAATTCAGTAGTTGTCGGCGGTCTCAATAATACCGGAGCTGGTACATACAGCGTTGTCGGTGGCGGTCTCAATAATGATGCCTCAACTATCGGTTCATTTATTGGTGGCGGTGGCAACAATATCGTTTCTGGCAATACTGGCGCTATAGTTGGCGGTCAAGGCAATACTAGCTCCGGAACATTCAGCTCTGTTGGTGGCGGAGCAAACAATAGTGCTAGCGGTACAAGTTCTACCATAGGTGGCGGCGTTACAAACACAGCTTCTGGTAATACAAGCACTATTGCCGGTGGACAAAACAACACATCCTCTGGCGATTATTCTGTTATTAGTGGTGGTAACAATAATACAGCTTTAGGATCACTCAGTATTATCGGTGGTGGGGAAATTAACTCAATAAGTCTAGGCACAAGATACGCAGTTTTAGGTGGTGGTCAACACAACCAAGTAGCGAATGCTTACAGCGTTATTGGCGGCGGGGGTGACAATTTTATCAACAGCCGCTTTGCAACAATCTCTGGCGGTGATAGTAATTTCACGAGCGGCAATGGTTCTGTTATCGGCGGTGGTGGCAATAATGCGGTTTCTGGCAATACTGGCACCATTGGTGGCGGTCAAGGCAATACTAGTTCCGGGACATTCAGCTTTGTTGGTGGCGGAGCAAACAATAGTGCTAGCGGTACAAATTCTACCATAGGTGGCGGTACTAATAATACAGGGTCTGGTGATTATAGTTTTATAGGAGGCGGATCATCAAATATTGCATCAGGCATTCAATCTGTTGTTCCTGGCGGGCTCAAAAATACTGCTGCTGGTGCAAACTCTTTTGCTGCGGGAACTAATGCTACTGCCGATCTAGATGGCGCATTTGTGTGGGCAGCTGGCATAGCGGCATCTAGCAATGGTATTAATACATTCAATGTAAATGCCACGGGCGGTATATTTATGCAAAGTATTCCGGTAGGTGTTGGGACCGCACTAAGTATAAGCGGTGCACAACTTGTTACCGTCCCATCTTCACGAAACTACAAAGAAAATATTACTGGCTTATCCGATAGCTCTTGGATTTATAAACTTGATGGCAAGCAATTTAATTTTATTGGTCAAGATCCAAAAGAACATATATCATTCGGCTGGATTTCTGAAGACGTCGATAAGTTAAATCCCGACATGGTTGTATATCAAGATGAAAAGCCTTACTCATTGCTGTATAGCGAATTTTTACCATTCATCGTGGAAGAAATGAAAAAACATGAAAAGAAAATAGAGTATTTAACACAAAAAATTAAATATCTTGAAAGTAAGATTAAATAA
- a CDS encoding tail fiber domain-containing protein, which yields MKKIFLLLLLPALMARADNAYQLDADVKDNFNTLRELVRDYNYNAPALEKVFKHLKNSDQPVSEKLLQKAVKEALDFLHNNKVPDHHTELLSVFSDYDAEINKVDQEATRATKKTFNNVIVKNRLITSNLTVLDDAHFLGLLTASNILVEDNVIIDGNLTVNGFLNAPNSNVSLNNTGPTGATGSTGATGATGTTGATGPTGATGATGATGATGPANNIIPGNNFEIARYTGNSSVIIENSRITLSEFTTSPQRYVALTVEDTDTSLVLSQSGTGALIGNVPDNLISGGNVRGANAVDWQTTRTDPTQVASGINSVISGGDNNTASGSQSFVGGGVDNQAIGVSSTVGGGNSNIASNLSSTISGGDNNVASNVYATIGGGTSNQAFGLASVIGGGNGNNAVGANSAIVGGVTNTASGSLSFIGGGDTNQATATNAIIVGGLNNSATSIGNFIGGGDNNTASGNTGTIGGGSTNTVSGLDSTIGGGQNNTGSGNFSFVGGGVHNIASSGNATVAGGSTNTASGTNSTIGGGTLNNATNTNATIAGGSSNTGSSTSIFIGGGNNNIASANEAVIVGGLANTASGAQSFIGGGQINNAIGATAFIGGGTNNTGSGSLSVIGGGTHNIASVSEASIVGGTNNTVGGTNAFIGAGTNNQISGASSVIGGGASNTGSGTLSFIGAGQHNIASGTFSSIPGGLNNTAAGANSFAAGTNATADVDGAFVWAAGVAASSNGINTFNVNATGGIFMQSIPVGVGTALSISGAQFVTVPSSRNYKENITGLSDSSWIYKLDGKQFNFKGQDPKEHISFGWISEDVDKLNRDMVIYQDGQPYSLLYSEFLPFIVEEMKKHENTIKSLQQLRVQDIQNYQHKLNDLKQSQTKEIQTLMQKIKALESKIK from the coding sequence ATGAAAAAAATATTTTTACTGTTATTGCTGCCAGCGTTAATGGCGCGCGCGGATAATGCTTACCAGCTGGATGCTGATGTCAAAGATAATTTTAATACACTGCGTGAACTTGTGCGGGACTACAACTATAATGCGCCTGCGCTAGAAAAAGTTTTCAAACATCTTAAAAATTCTGACCAACCAGTCAGCGAAAAACTCTTACAAAAAGCAGTAAAAGAAGCGCTCGATTTTTTACATAACAACAAAGTTCCTGATCACCATACAGAATTGCTTTCAGTATTTTCAGACTATGACGCCGAAATAAATAAAGTTGACCAAGAAGCAACTCGTGCAACAAAAAAAACATTCAACAATGTTATTGTCAAAAATAGACTTATAACATCAAACTTGACCGTACTTGATGATGCCCATTTTCTTGGCCTGTTAACCGCAAGCAATATCTTGGTCGAAGATAATGTTATTATTGACGGCAACTTAACCGTAAACGGTTTTTTAAACGCACCAAACTCTAATGTATCACTTAATAATACTGGACCAACAGGCGCAACGGGTTCTACAGGAGCAACAGGAGCGACGGGCACAACGGGTGCAACAGGCCCTACAGGAGCAACAGGAGCGACGGGCGCAACGGGTGCAACAGGCCCTGCCAATAATATTATTCCCGGCAATAATTTTGAAATAGCACGTTACACGGGTAATAGTAGCGTAATTATAGAAAATTCTCGCATAACCCTTTCTGAGTTTACTACCAGCCCGCAACGCTATGTAGCCTTAACAGTTGAAGATACTGATACTTCCTTGGTTCTTTCTCAGTCAGGAACTGGGGCTCTTATAGGCAATGTTCCAGATAATCTCATATCTGGCGGTAACGTTCGTGGAGCAAACGCTGTTGACTGGCAGACAACAAGAACTGACCCAACACAAGTTGCTTCTGGAATAAATTCTGTTATTAGTGGCGGCGATAATAATACCGCAAGCGGATCTCAAAGTTTTGTTGGTGGTGGTGTTGATAATCAGGCGATTGGCGTAAGTTCCACTGTTGGTGGCGGCAATTCAAACATTGCTAGCAACTTAAGCTCCACTATTAGTGGTGGCGATAATAATGTCGCATCAAATGTGTATGCTACTATTGGTGGCGGCACTAGCAATCAAGCTTTTGGCTTAGCTTCTGTTATTGGTGGCGGCAATGGCAATAATGCAGTAGGCGCGAATTCCGCAATTGTTGGAGGTGTCACTAACACAGCTTCCGGAAGCTTGTCTTTTATTGGCGGCGGCGATACAAACCAAGCCACCGCAACAAATGCTATTATTGTTGGAGGTCTTAATAACTCTGCCACAAGTATCGGTAATTTTATCGGCGGCGGCGACAATAACACCGCCTCTGGTAATACAGGCACGATTGGTGGTGGCTCAACAAATACCGTATCTGGATTAGACTCTACTATTGGCGGTGGACAAAATAATACCGGCTCAGGCAACTTCAGCTTTGTTGGTGGTGGAGTACATAATATTGCATCAAGTGGTAATGCCACTGTTGCTGGCGGCTCAACCAATACCGCATCTGGAACAAACTCTACTATTGGAGGTGGTACACTTAATAATGCTACCAACACAAATGCTACCATTGCTGGCGGTTCTTCCAATACCGGCTCAAGTACCTCGATTTTTATAGGTGGTGGTAACAACAATATTGCCTCCGCTAATGAAGCGGTAATTGTTGGTGGATTAGCTAATACTGCTTCAGGTGCACAATCTTTTATCGGTGGCGGTCAAATCAACAATGCGATTGGCGCAACCGCGTTTATTGGTGGTGGAACAAACAACACAGGGTCCGGATCACTCAGCGTTATCGGTGGCGGAACACATAATATTGCATCTGTTAGTGAAGCATCTATCGTCGGCGGTACTAATAATACTGTCGGAGGGACCAATGCGTTTATTGGTGCCGGAACAAATAATCAAATTAGCGGTGCGAGTTCGGTGATTGGTGGCGGAGCCTCAAATACTGGATCCGGAACCCTTAGTTTTATTGGTGCCGGACAACATAACATTGCATCAGGTACTTTCAGCTCTATTCCTGGGGGTCTCAATAATACTGCTGCTGGTGCAAACTCTTTTGCTGCAGGAACTAACGCTACTGCCGATGTAGATGGTGCATTTGTATGGGCAGCTGGCGTAGCAGCATCTAGCAATGGTATTAATACATTCAACGTCAATGCCACGGGCGGTATATTTATGCAAAGTATTCCAGTAGGTGTTGGGACTGCATTGAGTATAAGCGGTGCACAATTTGTTACCGTCCCATCTTCACGAAACTATAAAGAAAATATTACTGGCCTCTCCGATAGTTCTTGGATTTATAAACTTGATGGCAAGCAATTTAACTTTAAAGGTCAAGATCCCAAAGAACATATATCATTCGGATGGATTTCTGAAGACGTTGATAAATTAAATCGCGATATGGTTATATATCAAGATGGACAACCTTATTCACTACTGTATAGCGAATTTTTACCATTCATCGTCGAAGAAATGAAAAAACATGAAAATACTATAAAAAGCTTACAGCAGTTACGAGTACAAGACATACAAAATTATCAGCATAAACTTAACGATCTTAAGCAATCTCAAACAAAAGAAATACAAACTTTAATGCAAAAAATCAAGGCTCTTGAAAGCAAAATTAAATAA